A window from Pseudomonas kribbensis encodes these proteins:
- a CDS encoding microcin C ABC transporter permease YejB: MWAYILRRLLLIIPTLVIILLVNFVIIQAAPGGPVEQAIAHLQGIGGASVGGGASETMSSTSRASRGLDPQLIKDIEKQYGFDMPAHERLWLMLKNYAQLDFGKSFFRGATVTDLILQKMPVTISLGLWATLITYLVSIPLGIRKAVHHGSHFDIWSSTAIIIGYAMPAFLFAMFLIVVFAGGTSLNWFPVRGLVSDNFESLSTLGKIADYFWHLVLPVTALVIGGFATLTILTKNSFLNEITRQYVVTARAKGLSERRVLYGHVFRNAMLLVVSGIPQAFISVFFAGSLLIEVIFSLDGLGRMSYEAAVSRDYPVVFGSLFIFTLFGLLIKLIGDLCYTLVDPRIDFAARNA, translated from the coding sequence ATGTGGGCTTACATACTGCGGCGCCTGCTGCTGATCATCCCGACGCTGGTGATCATTCTGCTGGTCAACTTCGTGATCATCCAGGCCGCCCCGGGTGGTCCGGTGGAACAGGCCATCGCCCATCTGCAAGGGATCGGCGGCGCCAGTGTCGGTGGCGGCGCGAGCGAGACCATGAGCAGCACCTCCCGCGCCAGCCGAGGTCTCGACCCGCAACTGATCAAGGACATCGAAAAACAGTACGGTTTCGACATGCCGGCCCATGAACGCCTGTGGCTGATGCTCAAGAACTATGCGCAGCTGGATTTCGGCAAGAGCTTCTTCCGCGGCGCCACGGTCACTGACCTGATCCTGCAAAAGATGCCGGTGACCATTTCCCTCGGGTTGTGGGCGACGTTGATCACCTATCTGGTGTCGATCCCGCTGGGCATCCGCAAGGCCGTGCACCACGGCAGTCATTTCGATATCTGGAGCAGTACGGCAATCATCATCGGTTACGCGATGCCCGCGTTCCTGTTCGCGATGTTCCTGATCGTGGTGTTTGCCGGCGGCACGTCGCTGAACTGGTTTCCGGTGCGCGGGCTGGTCTCGGACAACTTCGAGTCGCTGTCGACACTGGGCAAGATTGCCGACTACTTCTGGCACCTTGTTCTGCCGGTGACTGCGTTGGTGATCGGCGGCTTCGCGACCCTGACCATCCTCACCAAGAACTCGTTCCTCAATGAAATCACCCGTCAATACGTGGTCACCGCTCGCGCCAAAGGCCTGAGCGAACGCCGGGTGCTGTATGGCCACGTGTTCCGCAACGCGATGTTGCTGGTGGTGTCGGGCATTCCACAGGCGTTCATCAGCGTGTTCTTCGCCGGCTCGCTGCTGATCGAGGTGATTTTTTCCCTCGACGGCCTCGGGCGCATGAGCTACGAGGCGGCCGTGTCCCGCGACTACCCGGTGGTATTCGGCTCGCTGTTCATCTTCACCCTGTTCGGTCTCCTGATAAAACTGATCGGCGACCTGTGCTACACACTGGTCGACCCGCGCATCGACTTCGCCGCGAGGAACGCCTGA
- a CDS encoding esterase/lipase family protein produces the protein MRQDTTTLYPILLVHGLFGFERIGPFELFHGVKQALKAIGVQVFVPHLSAIHDNELRGKQLLCQIDAVLKGTGAVKVNLIGHSQGALASRYAAALAPHKVASVTSVSGPNHGSELADFLRKALIPGKLPEIVAQNVATLFSDFLCLLSGTTALPRNALAALNALTTAGVGDFNDKYPQGLPQSWGGQGAAQVNDVRYYSWSGVVPSMNLLQPDPVQDLCRALSQYFMTEPLQNDGFVGRYSSHLGTVIRSDYPIDHLRSLGRTADEHPGAVDSIQLYVEHALRLQAANL, from the coding sequence ATGCGACAAGACACCACCACCCTTTATCCCATTCTCCTGGTGCACGGTTTGTTCGGATTCGAGCGTATCGGCCCATTTGAGCTGTTCCACGGCGTCAAGCAGGCGCTGAAGGCCATTGGCGTGCAGGTTTTCGTGCCGCACCTGTCTGCCATTCACGACAATGAATTACGGGGCAAACAACTGCTATGCCAGATCGACGCAGTGCTCAAAGGCACAGGTGCTGTCAAAGTCAACCTGATCGGCCATAGCCAGGGCGCACTGGCTTCTCGCTATGCAGCAGCGCTTGCCCCACACAAGGTTGCATCCGTGACATCGGTCAGCGGGCCGAATCACGGTTCGGAACTGGCGGACTTCCTGCGCAAGGCACTGATCCCCGGGAAGCTGCCGGAAATCGTGGCGCAAAACGTGGCCACACTGTTTTCCGACTTTCTGTGCCTGCTCAGCGGGACCACAGCGCTGCCGCGAAATGCATTGGCCGCATTGAATGCCCTGACGACCGCAGGCGTCGGCGACTTCAATGACAAGTACCCGCAAGGCCTGCCGCAGAGCTGGGGCGGACAAGGCGCCGCACAGGTCAATGATGTGCGCTACTACTCCTGGAGTGGTGTCGTGCCGTCAATGAATCTGCTCCAACCCGACCCGGTGCAAGACCTCTGCCGGGCCCTGTCGCAGTACTTCATGACCGAACCCTTGCAAAACGATGGTTTCGTCGGGCGCTACAGCTCTCATCTGGGCACCGTGATCCGTTCCGACTATCCGATTGATCATCTGCGCAGCCTCGGCCGAACCGCAGACGAGCACCCTGGAGCAGTCGATTCGATTCAGTTGTACGTCGAGCACGCCTTGCGCCTGCAGGCCGCCAACCTCTGA
- a CDS encoding peptidylprolyl isomerase yields MAKATARHILVSSEDKCNELKAQIEAGADFAEVAKANSTCPSSRQGGDLGSFGPGQMVKEFDTVVFSAPINVVQGPVKTQFGYHLLEVTSRQD; encoded by the coding sequence ATGGCCAAAGCCACTGCCCGCCACATCCTGGTTTCCAGCGAAGACAAGTGCAACGAACTCAAGGCCCAGATCGAAGCCGGCGCCGATTTTGCTGAAGTCGCCAAAGCCAACTCCACCTGCCCGTCCAGCCGTCAGGGTGGCGATCTGGGCTCGTTCGGCCCAGGCCAGATGGTCAAGGAATTCGATACCGTAGTGTTCAGCGCACCGATCAACGTCGTGCAAGGCCCGGTCAAGACTCAGTTCGGCTATCACCTGCTGGAAGTCACCAGCCGTCAGGACTGA
- a CDS encoding extracellular solute-binding protein — translation MRLAFSTLMFTAVALLMGAAGVSAAPQHALTVYGEPAKYPANFSHFDYTNPQAPKGGTMRRSAIEIGHFDHVLPYIDKGIGVTQIDGLLYSPLAQRSMDEPYTVYGLVAQKMERSEDGLSLRFFINPKARFADGRPITAEDVRYTYDLLMTQGSLRYRTQFADVKGVEVEAPLTVRFDFKSNENRTLPLDIATLPVFPEHWWKTRDFAGGGGYEPPLGSGPYRVGKVDSGRSITFERNPDWWGKDLPVSRGLYNFDHFSIEYFGDTDVARQVLRGGAYDYNREFSATGYSIGYDSPALSDGRLQKAHLATEAPQSAQGFVFNLQKPMFQDRRVRQALAMLWDFEWSNRQMMRNMYIRQQSYFSNSALAARELPDAAELKILEPLRGQIPDEVFTQVFEAPKTDGSGLIRDKQLQALELLEQAGWKPDGDQLVNAQGEPLSFTFLVSQNGMDRLLLPYKRTLKQIGINLDIRRIDSSQYVNRLMSRDYDMIVTGYPVTTSPGGELLNYFGSASANDPGANNYMVLKNPAVDTLINGLIRASTQADMLHYAHALDRVLQWNYYWIPNYYPPGTSTVWWNRFGIPTVQASNDEAIESWWEISSTPLTNQQMTAEKISRGRPGGPH, via the coding sequence ATGCGACTGGCTTTTTCCACTTTGATGTTCACTGCCGTGGCTCTGCTGATGGGCGCCGCCGGTGTGAGCGCTGCACCGCAACATGCATTGACCGTTTACGGCGAACCGGCGAAATACCCGGCTAATTTCAGTCACTTCGACTACACCAATCCCCAGGCCCCCAAGGGCGGAACGATGCGCCGATCAGCGATCGAGATCGGTCACTTCGACCATGTCCTGCCCTACATCGACAAAGGCATCGGCGTCACGCAGATCGACGGCCTGCTGTATTCCCCGCTGGCCCAGCGCTCGATGGACGAGCCTTACACCGTCTACGGGCTGGTGGCACAGAAGATGGAGCGCTCCGAGGATGGTCTGTCCCTGCGTTTCTTCATCAACCCCAAGGCTCGCTTCGCCGACGGCAGACCGATCACCGCCGAAGACGTGCGCTACACCTACGATCTGCTGATGACCCAGGGCAGCCTGCGTTATCGCACCCAGTTTGCCGATGTCAAAGGCGTCGAAGTCGAAGCGCCGCTGACCGTGCGTTTCGATTTCAAGAGCAATGAAAACCGCACCCTGCCACTGGACATCGCGACCCTGCCGGTGTTTCCCGAGCACTGGTGGAAGACCCGTGACTTCGCCGGCGGTGGCGGCTATGAACCACCGCTGGGCAGCGGCCCTTACCGGGTCGGCAAGGTCGACTCCGGACGCAGCATCACCTTTGAACGCAACCCCGACTGGTGGGGCAAAGACTTGCCGGTCAGTCGCGGGCTCTACAACTTCGACCATTTCAGCATCGAGTACTTCGGCGACACCGATGTCGCCCGTCAGGTATTGCGCGGCGGCGCCTATGACTACAACCGCGAGTTTTCCGCTACCGGATACTCGATCGGCTACGACAGCCCGGCCCTGAGCGACGGGCGCCTGCAGAAAGCTCACCTGGCAACCGAAGCACCGCAATCGGCGCAAGGCTTCGTGTTCAACCTGCAAAAACCGATGTTCCAGGATCGCCGCGTACGTCAGGCCCTGGCCATGCTCTGGGATTTCGAATGGAGCAACCGGCAGATGATGCGCAACATGTACATCCGCCAACAGAGTTACTTTTCCAACAGCGCCCTCGCCGCCCGTGAACTGCCGGACGCTGCCGAACTGAAGATTCTTGAACCGTTGCGCGGGCAGATTCCCGACGAGGTATTCACCCAGGTCTTCGAGGCACCGAAAACCGATGGCAGCGGACTGATACGTGACAAACAGTTGCAAGCGCTGGAACTGCTGGAACAGGCCGGCTGGAAACCCGATGGCGACCAATTGGTCAACGCACAGGGCGAACCGTTGAGCTTCACCTTCCTGGTCAGCCAGAACGGCATGGACCGGCTGTTGCTGCCCTACAAGCGCACGCTGAAACAGATCGGCATCAACCTCGACATCCGCCGCATCGACTCTTCGCAGTACGTCAATCGCCTGATGAGCCGCGACTACGACATGATTGTCACCGGTTACCCGGTCACCACCTCACCCGGGGGTGAACTGCTCAACTACTTCGGTTCTGCATCGGCCAACGATCCGGGTGCCAACAACTACATGGTCCTGAAGAATCCGGCGGTCGACACCTTGATTAACGGCCTCATCCGCGCATCGACCCAAGCCGACATGCTGCATTACGCCCATGCGCTGGATCGGGTGCTGCAATGGAACTACTACTGGATTCCCAACTATTACCCGCCGGGCACATCGACCGTGTGGTGGAACCGCTTCGGCATCCCCACCGTGCAGGCGAGCAATGACGAAGCGATCGAAAGCTGGTGGGAGATCAGCAGCACACCGCTGACCAACCAGCAGATGACGGCCGAGAAGATCAGCCGTGGCAGACCCGGAGGGCCGCACTGA
- a CDS encoding ABC transporter permease: MFKLSPLGRRRFERFKKNRRGWWSLWLFIGLFVISLGGELIANDKPLVVSYQGQWYFPVFKRHTEQEFGGQLPFQADYRSDYVQNLIRKDGGWLLFPPIPFSDDTPNYDLNKPAPSPPTSVNWLGTDDQARDVLARVIFGARVSILFALMLTFVSALIGIAAGALQGYYGGWIDLMGQRLLEVWSGLPVLYLLIILSGFVEPNFWWLLGIMALFSWLALVDVVRAEFLRGRNLEYVKAARALGLTDRKVIFRHILPNAMNATLSYLPFILTGAISTLTALDFLGFGMPAGSASLGELIGQGKQNLQAPWLGLTAFFTLALILSLLVFIGEALRDAFDPRS, encoded by the coding sequence ATGTTCAAGCTCTCGCCTCTGGGCCGTCGCCGTTTCGAACGGTTCAAGAAAAACCGCCGGGGCTGGTGGTCGTTGTGGTTGTTCATTGGCCTGTTCGTGATCAGCCTCGGTGGCGAGCTGATCGCCAACGACAAACCGCTGGTGGTCAGCTATCAGGGCCAGTGGTACTTCCCGGTATTCAAGCGCCATACCGAACAGGAGTTCGGCGGTCAGTTGCCGTTCCAGGCCGATTACCGCAGCGACTATGTGCAGAACCTGATCCGCAAGGACGGTGGCTGGCTGCTGTTTCCACCGATCCCGTTCAGTGACGACACACCGAACTACGACCTCAACAAACCGGCGCCAAGTCCACCGACTTCGGTCAACTGGCTGGGCACCGACGATCAGGCACGGGACGTGCTGGCCCGGGTGATCTTCGGTGCGCGGGTATCGATCCTGTTCGCCCTGATGCTGACCTTCGTCAGCGCCCTGATCGGCATTGCGGCCGGTGCCCTGCAAGGCTACTACGGCGGCTGGATCGACCTGATGGGGCAGCGCCTGCTCGAGGTCTGGTCGGGGCTGCCGGTGCTGTACCTGCTGATCATTCTTTCGGGGTTCGTCGAGCCGAACTTCTGGTGGCTGCTGGGGATCATGGCGCTGTTTTCCTGGCTGGCGCTGGTGGACGTGGTACGGGCCGAGTTCCTGCGCGGGCGCAACCTGGAATACGTCAAGGCTGCGCGGGCCCTGGGCCTGACCGACCGCAAGGTGATCTTCCGGCACATCCTGCCCAATGCGATGAATGCCACGTTGAGCTACCTGCCCTTCATTCTGACCGGGGCGATTTCCACCCTCACCGCGCTGGATTTCCTCGGCTTCGGCATGCCGGCGGGCAGCGCTTCCCTGGGCGAATTGATCGGCCAGGGCAAGCAGAACCTGCAGGCACCGTGGCTGGGATTGACGGCGTTCTTCACCCTCGCGCTGATTCTGTCCCTGCTGGTGTTCATTGGCGAAGCATTGCGCGATGCCTTTGACCCGCGCTCATGA